From a single Phalacrocorax aristotelis chromosome 1, bGulAri2.1, whole genome shotgun sequence genomic region:
- the NDUFA5 gene encoding NADH dehydrogenase [ubiquinone] 1 alpha subcomplex subunit 5 isoform X1 codes for MAGVLRKTTGLVGLAVTENPHEHLRILYTKILGVLQNIPKEAAYRKYTEQIVNQRFNLVQTETDVQKLQDKLNSGHIEEVILQAESELSLARKMIQWKPWEPLVEEPPSDQWRWPI; via the exons ATGGCGGGGGTGCTGAGGAAG ACCACCGGACTTGTGGGGTTGGCTGTGACTGAAAACCCTCATGAG CACCTGCGAATACTGTACACAAAAATCCTTGGTGTCCTGCAAAACATTCCCAAAGAAGCAGCATATAGGAAATACACTGAGCAGATTGTAAATCAGCGATTTAATTTGGTGCAAACG GAGACTGATGTGCAAAAACTACAAGACAAACTGAATAGTGGCCACATAGAAGAAGTCATTTTACAG GCTGAAAGTGAGCTTTCCCTGGCAAGAAAAATGATACAGTGGAAACCATGGGAGCCTCTAGTTGAAGAACCCCCTTCTGACCAGTGGAGATGGccaatataa
- the NDUFA5 gene encoding NADH dehydrogenase [ubiquinone] 1 alpha subcomplex subunit 5 isoform X2, with translation MHLRILYTKILGVLQNIPKEAAYRKYTEQIVNQRFNLVQTETDVQKLQDKLNSGHIEEVILQAESELSLARKMIQWKPWEPLVEEPPSDQWRWPI, from the exons atg CACCTGCGAATACTGTACACAAAAATCCTTGGTGTCCTGCAAAACATTCCCAAAGAAGCAGCATATAGGAAATACACTGAGCAGATTGTAAATCAGCGATTTAATTTGGTGCAAACG GAGACTGATGTGCAAAAACTACAAGACAAACTGAATAGTGGCCACATAGAAGAAGTCATTTTACAG GCTGAAAGTGAGCTTTCCCTGGCAAGAAAAATGATACAGTGGAAACCATGGGAGCCTCTAGTTGAAGAACCCCCTTCTGACCAGTGGAGATGGccaatataa